In one Pseudarthrobacter oxydans genomic region, the following are encoded:
- a CDS encoding vitamin K epoxide reductase family protein: MPSISPVSGTHAPERTLDPDTSAAGARPPMTRDRPLGWLLVVTGVVGWLASGALVLEKLEVLKDPNHTTVCDVNPWISCGQVMQTWQSSLFGFPNMFIGIVAFAITITVGMALLAGANFARWYWLGLQAGVTLGFAFVVWLWSQALYVIHILCPFCMIVWAAMIPLFVWVTIRNISAGVIPVPAKAARILGDSGWIITALLYVAVIATIFFAFIQVFAGTSGF, from the coding sequence ATGCCCAGCATTTCCCCCGTCAGCGGCACCCACGCGCCGGAACGGACTCTTGACCCGGACACCAGTGCGGCTGGAGCCCGCCCGCCCATGACCCGCGACCGGCCCCTCGGCTGGCTGCTGGTGGTCACCGGGGTGGTTGGCTGGCTCGCGTCCGGAGCACTGGTCCTGGAGAAGCTGGAGGTCCTCAAGGACCCTAACCACACCACGGTGTGCGATGTGAACCCTTGGATCTCCTGCGGCCAGGTGATGCAGACGTGGCAAAGCTCGCTGTTCGGCTTCCCCAACATGTTCATCGGCATCGTGGCGTTCGCCATCACCATCACGGTGGGAATGGCGCTGCTGGCCGGCGCCAACTTCGCCCGGTGGTACTGGCTTGGCCTGCAGGCCGGCGTCACGCTGGGCTTCGCGTTTGTGGTGTGGCTATGGTCGCAGGCGCTGTACGTCATCCACATCCTGTGCCCGTTCTGCATGATTGTGTGGGCGGCAATGATTCCGCTCTTCGTGTGGGTGACCATCCGGAACATCAGCGCCGGCGTGATCCCGGTACCTGCCAAGGCCGCCCGCATCCTGGGCGACTCCGGCTGGATCATCACGGCCCTGCTCTATGTGGCAGTTATCGCCACCATCTTCTTCGCCTTTATCCAGGTTTTCGCCGGGACGTCAGGCTTCTAG
- the ndk gene encoding nucleoside-diphosphate kinase encodes MTTERTLVLIKPDGVARNLTGAILARIEAKGYTLAELKKVDASRELLEQHYEEHVGKPFYEPLVEFMLSGPVVAAIFEGHRVIEGFRSLAGTTDPTTAAPGTIRGDFGRDWGLKVQQNLVHGSDSTDSAEREIKIWFQG; translated from the coding sequence GTGACCACTGAGCGCACCCTCGTCCTGATCAAGCCCGACGGCGTCGCCCGCAACCTCACCGGCGCCATCCTGGCCCGGATCGAAGCCAAGGGCTACACCCTGGCCGAACTCAAGAAGGTCGACGCCTCGCGCGAACTCCTGGAGCAGCACTATGAGGAGCACGTCGGCAAGCCCTTCTACGAGCCCCTCGTGGAATTCATGCTCAGCGGCCCCGTTGTTGCGGCGATCTTCGAGGGCCACCGGGTCATCGAGGGATTCCGTTCCCTTGCCGGCACCACCGATCCCACCACGGCGGCCCCCGGCACCATCCGCGGCGACTTCGGCCGTGACTGGGGCCTGAAGGTCCAGCAGAACCTGGTGCACGGCTCCGACTCCACCGATTCCGCGGAGCGCGAGATCAAGATCTGGTTCCAGGGCTGA
- a CDS encoding DUF4233 domain-containing protein, giving the protein MPKLTKAQREWRPGMPRKRRSTKVMFASTVLLLEAFVMFFATLAVFGLRRGEFPPALILGVGIGLSVVMIVACAFLTRPWGIGLGWILQLVLVLTGIFEPAMFLVGALFAAAWWYGIRTGIRLDREAGERAREQAEWEAAHPDQAAGPGQQPQSP; this is encoded by the coding sequence GTGCCCAAGCTGACCAAAGCCCAGCGTGAGTGGCGCCCGGGCATGCCCAGGAAGCGCCGCTCCACCAAGGTGATGTTCGCATCCACCGTGCTGCTGCTGGAAGCCTTCGTCATGTTCTTCGCCACCCTGGCAGTGTTCGGACTTCGCCGCGGGGAGTTCCCGCCGGCCCTCATCCTCGGTGTGGGGATCGGGCTCAGTGTCGTGATGATCGTGGCCTGCGCGTTCCTCACCAGGCCCTGGGGCATCGGGCTGGGCTGGATCCTGCAGCTCGTCCTGGTCCTGACCGGCATCTTCGAGCCCGCCATGTTCCTGGTCGGCGCCCTGTTCGCAGCGGCCTGGTGGTACGGCATCCGCACCGGAATCCGGCTGGACCGCGAGGCCGGGGAGCGCGCCCGCGAGCAGGCGGAGTGGGAGGCGGCGCACCCGGACCAGGCGGCTGGACCGGGGCAGCAGCCGCAGTCCCCGTAG
- a CDS encoding folylpolyglutamate synthase/dihydrofolate synthase family protein: MTDEFSVESVYAELLGRAPENKMEPRLAPLFRAMDVLGEPNKAFPIIHVTGTNGKTSTARMIESVLRAHGLSTGRYTSPHLSKVTERISIDGHPVSDETFVRIWDEIRPYLEIVDSELEAEGQPRLTYFECLTILGFAIFADQPVNVAVIEVGLGGITDATNVGDGQVSVITPISLDHTDLLGDTTEDIAHEKAGIIKPGGYLISAAQPLDAAQVLLEKAKDVGVPFRFEGVEFGVESRTVAVGGQMVSIQGIAGRYPELLVPLHGAHQAQNAAVAVAAIEAFFGGEKELDFDVLQEGFANVTSPGRLEVVRTAPTIIVDAAHNPDGIKASAAALQEAFNFTRLVPVVGVLKEKDAEEILRQLKESLGGIAEEFCFTQSNSPRAVPAAELAELAVELGFGEDNVHIAEKLDDALEWAVERAEANDDLSGGVLVTGSITLVAEARILLGKTEA; encoded by the coding sequence ATGACTGACGAATTTTCCGTAGAGAGCGTCTACGCCGAACTGCTGGGCAGGGCGCCGGAAAACAAGATGGAGCCGCGCCTCGCGCCGCTGTTCCGCGCCATGGACGTGCTGGGGGAGCCCAACAAGGCGTTCCCGATCATCCACGTGACCGGCACCAACGGCAAGACCTCCACCGCCCGCATGATCGAATCGGTGCTGAGGGCCCATGGCCTCAGCACCGGACGATACACCAGCCCGCACCTGTCCAAGGTCACTGAGCGGATCAGCATCGACGGCCACCCGGTTTCCGACGAGACGTTCGTCCGGATCTGGGACGAAATCCGTCCCTACCTGGAGATCGTGGACTCCGAGCTTGAAGCCGAGGGCCAGCCCCGGCTCACCTACTTCGAATGCCTCACCATCCTGGGCTTCGCAATCTTCGCGGACCAGCCGGTCAACGTGGCCGTCATCGAGGTTGGCCTGGGCGGGATCACCGATGCCACCAACGTGGGCGACGGACAGGTCTCCGTCATCACGCCCATTTCCCTTGACCACACGGACCTCCTGGGCGACACCACGGAGGACATCGCCCACGAGAAGGCGGGAATCATCAAGCCGGGCGGCTACCTCATCAGCGCCGCGCAGCCCCTGGACGCGGCGCAGGTCCTGCTGGAGAAGGCAAAGGACGTGGGCGTGCCGTTCCGCTTCGAAGGCGTGGAATTCGGCGTTGAGTCCCGGACCGTGGCGGTGGGCGGGCAGATGGTGAGCATCCAGGGCATCGCCGGCCGGTACCCGGAACTCCTGGTCCCGCTGCACGGCGCACACCAGGCGCAGAACGCCGCGGTGGCCGTGGCCGCGATCGAGGCATTCTTCGGGGGCGAAAAGGAACTCGACTTCGACGTGCTGCAGGAAGGCTTCGCCAACGTGACGTCGCCGGGCCGGCTTGAAGTGGTCCGGACCGCGCCCACCATCATTGTGGATGCAGCCCATAACCCGGATGGCATCAAGGCGTCGGCTGCCGCCCTGCAGGAAGCCTTCAACTTCACCAGGCTGGTTCCGGTAGTGGGGGTGCTGAAGGAAAAGGACGCCGAGGAGATCCTGCGGCAGCTCAAGGAGTCGCTGGGCGGGATCGCGGAGGAATTCTGCTTCACCCAGTCGAACTCCCCGCGGGCAGTCCCTGCCGCGGAACTGGCCGAACTGGCGGTTGAGCTTGGCTTCGGCGAGGACAACGTGCACATCGCGGAGAAGCTCGACGACGCCCTTGAGTGGGCAGTGGAACGCGCCGAAGCCAACGACGACCTGTCCGGGGGAGTCCTGGTGACAGGCTCCATCACCCTTGTTGCCGAGGCCCGGATCCTGCTCGGAAAGACGGAGGCCTGA
- the ileS gene encoding isoleucine--tRNA ligase, producing MTYYPKASASTSASASSSGGAAVSASVKFPEIEERILKYWDQDGTFQASIDQRSADAPGGEPGSNEFVFYDGPPFANGLPHYGHLLTGYAKDLVGRYQTQRGKRVERRFGWDTHGLPAELEAMKQLGMTDKTQIEAMGIDKFNDACRASVMKYADEWRNYVTRQARWVDFDNDYKTLNVEYMESVLWAFKQLHEKGLTYNGYRVLPYCWKDETPLSNHELRMDDDVYKNRQDQTVTVTFPITPGDSELSRQLAGVQALAWTTTPWTLPTNAALAVGPSITYAVLPAGPNGIKAASAEAPVTGSFLLAADLVGNYAKDLGYEDFEAAQAAVVSTHTGTELEGLAYQPLWQDFADNEKYGMENAWRILVADYVTTSDGTGIVHQSPAYGEDDQKVCEEAGIPVILSVDEGARFLPLFKHGDLHDIAGLQVFEANKPITQVLRAQGRLVKQASYEHSYPHCWRCRNPLIYRAVSSWYVEVTKFKDRMSELNQEINWIPGNVKDGQFGKWLENARDWSISRNRYWGSPIPVWQSTDPEYPRTDVYGSLAEIEADFGRLPLNKDGQVDLHRPFIDELTRPNPDDPRTPEEGQSVMRRVEDVLDVWFDSGSMPYGQVHYPFQNEAWFDTHNPADFIVEYIGQTRGWFYMLHILSTALFDRPAFRNVISHGIVLGSDGQKMSKSLRNYPDVSEVLDRDGSDAMRWFLMSSPILRGGNLVVTEQGIRDGVRQVILPLWNVYSFFTLYTNAANGGAGYDAKLRHDGYADTLDQYLLANTGELVRNMTAQLDSYDISGACDELRSYLDMLTNWYVRRSRQRFFDESVDAFDALYTALETVARVAASLLPLVSEEIWRGLTGGRSVHLADWPDAGLFPANPGLVEAMDRVQQICSTGSSLRKAANLRVRLPLQELTVVAPGAGALGGFAAVVADELNLRSVRLLDAEAASPEEFGIEQKLVVNARAAGPRLGKNVQQAIKGSKSGDWSVSEAGVVTAGGLELEPQEYVLETVVAEAAEGAGSRAAAVLPGGGFVVLNTEVTPELEAEGLARDMIRAIQQARKDAGLNVSDRIRTTVAARQNVVDALLANADLVKGETLTVDLAAEPSDAAEPAVAVEKVEA from the coding sequence ATGACGTATTACCCCAAGGCCTCAGCCTCCACTTCTGCCAGCGCGTCGTCCAGCGGCGGTGCCGCTGTTTCCGCCTCCGTGAAGTTTCCGGAGATCGAAGAGCGCATCCTGAAGTACTGGGACCAGGACGGCACCTTCCAGGCCAGCATCGACCAGCGCAGCGCGGACGCTCCCGGCGGCGAGCCCGGCAGCAACGAGTTCGTCTTCTACGACGGCCCGCCCTTCGCCAACGGCCTGCCGCACTACGGGCACCTGCTGACCGGCTACGCCAAGGACCTGGTGGGCCGCTACCAGACCCAGCGCGGCAAGCGCGTGGAGCGCCGTTTCGGCTGGGACACCCACGGCCTGCCCGCCGAGCTTGAGGCCATGAAGCAGTTGGGCATGACGGACAAGACCCAGATCGAAGCCATGGGCATCGACAAGTTCAATGACGCCTGCCGCGCCTCCGTGATGAAGTACGCCGACGAGTGGCGCAATTACGTCACCCGCCAGGCACGCTGGGTGGACTTCGACAACGACTACAAGACCCTCAACGTGGAGTACATGGAGTCTGTCCTCTGGGCCTTCAAGCAGCTGCACGAAAAGGGCCTGACCTACAACGGCTACCGCGTTCTTCCGTACTGCTGGAAGGACGAGACGCCGCTGTCCAACCATGAGCTGCGGATGGACGACGACGTCTACAAGAACCGGCAGGACCAGACTGTCACGGTGACCTTCCCCATCACCCCGGGGGATTCGGAGCTGTCCCGGCAGCTTGCCGGCGTCCAGGCCCTCGCCTGGACCACCACGCCCTGGACGCTGCCCACCAACGCGGCGCTCGCCGTCGGCCCTTCCATCACTTACGCTGTGCTGCCTGCCGGCCCGAACGGCATCAAGGCTGCCTCCGCGGAGGCGCCCGTCACAGGAAGCTTCCTGTTGGCGGCCGACCTGGTGGGCAACTACGCCAAGGACCTGGGCTATGAGGATTTCGAGGCTGCCCAGGCCGCAGTGGTTTCCACCCACACCGGCACGGAACTCGAAGGGCTTGCGTACCAGCCGCTGTGGCAGGACTTCGCAGACAACGAAAAGTACGGCATGGAGAACGCCTGGCGGATCCTGGTTGCCGACTACGTCACCACCAGTGACGGCACCGGCATCGTCCACCAGTCGCCTGCCTACGGCGAGGATGACCAGAAGGTGTGCGAGGAGGCCGGCATTCCGGTGATCCTTTCCGTGGACGAAGGCGCCAGGTTCCTGCCGCTGTTCAAGCACGGGGACCTGCACGACATCGCGGGCCTGCAGGTGTTCGAGGCCAACAAGCCCATCACGCAGGTGCTGCGCGCCCAGGGCCGGCTGGTCAAGCAGGCAAGCTACGAGCACAGCTACCCGCACTGCTGGCGCTGCCGCAACCCGCTGATCTACCGTGCCGTCTCCTCCTGGTACGTGGAAGTCACCAAGTTCAAGGACCGCATGTCCGAGCTGAACCAGGAGATCAACTGGATCCCGGGCAACGTCAAGGACGGCCAGTTCGGCAAGTGGCTGGAGAACGCCCGCGACTGGTCCATCAGCCGCAACCGCTACTGGGGCAGCCCCATCCCCGTGTGGCAGTCCACCGATCCCGAATACCCCCGCACGGACGTTTACGGCTCGCTCGCCGAGATCGAGGCGGACTTCGGCCGCCTGCCGCTGAACAAAGACGGCCAGGTGGACCTGCACCGCCCGTTCATCGACGAACTGACCAGGCCCAACCCGGACGATCCCCGAACTCCCGAAGAAGGCCAGTCCGTGATGCGCCGCGTGGAGGACGTCCTGGACGTCTGGTTCGACTCCGGCTCCATGCCCTACGGCCAGGTGCACTACCCGTTCCAGAACGAGGCCTGGTTCGACACCCACAACCCCGCCGACTTCATCGTGGAGTACATCGGCCAGACCCGCGGCTGGTTCTACATGCTGCACATCCTCTCCACGGCACTGTTCGACCGGCCGGCCTTCCGCAACGTCATCAGCCACGGCATCGTGCTGGGTTCTGACGGGCAGAAGATGTCCAAGAGCCTGCGCAACTACCCGGACGTGTCGGAGGTCCTGGACCGCGACGGCTCCGACGCCATGCGCTGGTTCCTGATGTCCAGCCCCATCCTCCGCGGCGGCAACCTCGTGGTCACCGAGCAGGGAATCCGCGACGGCGTCCGCCAGGTCATCCTGCCCCTGTGGAACGTGTACAGCTTCTTCACGCTCTACACCAACGCGGCCAATGGCGGGGCGGGCTACGACGCGAAGCTGCGCCATGACGGCTACGCCGACACACTGGACCAGTACCTGCTCGCCAACACCGGCGAGCTGGTCCGCAATATGACCGCCCAGCTGGACAGCTATGACATCTCCGGCGCCTGCGACGAACTGCGCAGTTACCTGGACATGCTCACCAACTGGTACGTCCGCCGGAGCCGGCAGCGGTTCTTCGACGAGAGCGTCGACGCCTTCGACGCTCTCTACACCGCGCTGGAAACCGTCGCCCGCGTAGCCGCATCCCTGCTGCCGCTGGTTTCCGAGGAGATCTGGCGCGGGCTCACGGGCGGGCGCTCCGTGCACCTGGCCGACTGGCCGGACGCCGGGCTGTTCCCGGCCAACCCGGGGCTGGTCGAGGCGATGGACCGCGTACAGCAGATCTGCTCCACCGGTTCCTCCCTGCGCAAGGCCGCGAACCTGCGCGTGCGCCTCCCGCTGCAGGAACTTACGGTCGTGGCACCCGGTGCAGGCGCGCTGGGAGGCTTTGCCGCCGTCGTCGCCGATGAACTGAACCTGCGCTCGGTCCGCCTGCTCGACGCCGAGGCCGCCTCCCCGGAGGAGTTCGGCATCGAGCAGAAGCTCGTGGTCAACGCACGGGCTGCCGGCCCGCGCCTGGGCAAGAACGTCCAGCAGGCCATCAAGGGCTCCAAGTCCGGTGACTGGTCCGTTAGCGAAGCCGGGGTGGTCACCGCCGGCGGCCTCGAGCTCGAGCCGCAGGAGTACGTCCTGGAAACCGTCGTGGCTGAAGCCGCAGAGGGTGCCGGCTCACGTGCAGCCGCTGTCCTTCCCGGGGGCGGCTTTGTGGTCCTGAACACCGAGGTCACCCCGGAACTGGAAGCAGAGGGACTGGCCCGGGACATGATCCGCGCCATCCAGCAGGCCCGCAAGGACGCCGGGCTGAACGTCAGCGACCGGATCCGGACCACCGTGGCTGCCCGGCAGAACGTCGTGGACGCCCTGCTCGCCAACGCCGACCTGGTCAAGGGTGAGACCCTCACCGTTGACCTGGCGGCAGAACCTTCGGACGCCGCCGAGCCGGCTGTCGCCGTCGAAAAAGTAGAGGCCTGA
- a CDS encoding histidine kinase, protein MPPITGSARRNWKEAGDFAALLLCFALELLLSWDKAAAPFPGGAWLVPWLVLLLYAPLPFRRKRPVAVFTVTAAGSAALSLLVPGFVPLFGVWLALFTVALLCPRIQAAAAAAAACGLILLNVLVEVGRSGAGQEWDVATVGAVGGAVITLAVFGLGRWVAWSVKQRRRAARYAAERAIRDERSRIARELHDVVAHAVSLMVLQTAGAARIMQANPRQAAEALENVSLLGQQAVVELRRMLGLLYDGAPAASADSWGQGGGPDARDLPSISRLEELVKESERAGLAVELHVTGAPVLLEPGVDLSAYRVVQEALTNASRYSAAGHRATVSLHWQASGVQLEVRNRCLPGALHHPLSSGHGLVGMAERAKAADGWVKTGRRGDEFVVQAGFPAGAPSRRGTPAVHGGR, encoded by the coding sequence ATGCCTCCTATCACAGGCTCCGCCCGCCGCAACTGGAAGGAGGCCGGTGATTTTGCGGCCCTTCTCCTGTGCTTCGCGCTGGAGCTGTTGCTGTCATGGGACAAAGCAGCGGCACCTTTTCCGGGCGGCGCCTGGCTGGTGCCCTGGCTGGTGCTGCTCCTCTACGCGCCGTTGCCGTTCCGCCGGAAACGTCCGGTGGCGGTTTTCACCGTCACGGCAGCGGGCAGCGCAGCATTGAGCCTGCTTGTGCCCGGTTTCGTGCCGCTGTTCGGCGTCTGGCTGGCTCTCTTCACCGTGGCCCTGCTGTGCCCGCGGATCCAGGCAGCGGCGGCGGCCGCGGCGGCGTGCGGACTGATTCTCCTGAACGTCCTGGTGGAGGTTGGCAGGTCCGGCGCCGGACAGGAGTGGGACGTGGCAACGGTAGGCGCCGTGGGCGGCGCCGTCATTACGCTGGCCGTCTTCGGGCTGGGCCGGTGGGTGGCCTGGAGTGTTAAACAACGACGCCGGGCGGCCCGTTATGCCGCTGAACGTGCCATCCGTGACGAACGCTCCCGCATCGCCCGCGAACTGCACGATGTAGTGGCTCATGCCGTGAGCCTCATGGTGCTACAGACCGCCGGCGCCGCACGCATCATGCAGGCAAACCCCCGGCAGGCCGCCGAGGCGCTCGAGAATGTTTCGTTGCTGGGGCAGCAGGCTGTGGTCGAACTGCGAAGGATGCTCGGGCTGCTCTACGATGGCGCTCCGGCCGCCTCCGCGGATTCCTGGGGGCAGGGCGGCGGACCCGATGCCCGGGACCTGCCGAGCATCTCCAGGCTGGAAGAATTGGTCAAGGAATCGGAGCGGGCTGGACTGGCCGTGGAGCTACACGTGACCGGGGCGCCCGTCCTCCTGGAGCCGGGCGTTGACCTGTCCGCCTACAGGGTGGTCCAGGAAGCCCTCACGAATGCGTCAAGATATTCGGCGGCAGGGCATCGCGCTACCGTATCGCTCCACTGGCAGGCCTCCGGCGTGCAGCTGGAAGTCCGCAACCGGTGCCTTCCGGGGGCATTGCACCACCCGCTGTCGAGCGGTCACGGGCTGGTCGGGATGGCTGAACGGGCAAAGGCAGCGGACGGCTGGGTAAAGACTGGCAGGCGCGGCGACGAGTTCGTGGTCCAGGCAGGATTTCCCGCCGGCGCCCCTTCGCGACGCGGGACCCCGGCGGTTCACGGTGGACGCTGA
- a CDS encoding response regulator transcription factor: MDAEDQRQIRVLLVDDEPLVRGGLAMLLGAEPGIVVTAEAGNGREGVAAARCGIADVVVMDLRMPVLDGVAATRELASDGFVPGNNALPVLVLTTFDGDEQLYAALRAGASGFLLKSAAPGSLAEAVRSLARGDGWLDPAVTRMLITQFAGRTPDVLPAPAELSRLTRREREILAIIATGLSNTEIAAALFLSEGTVKTHVGRIFAKLGLRDRAQAVAFAYESGLVRPRLGP; encoded by the coding sequence GTGGACGCTGAGGACCAGCGGCAGATCCGCGTCCTGCTCGTGGACGACGAACCCCTGGTCCGCGGCGGCCTTGCGATGCTTCTGGGAGCCGAGCCCGGCATTGTGGTGACGGCCGAGGCAGGAAACGGCCGCGAGGGTGTGGCTGCCGCCCGGTGCGGCATCGCGGACGTCGTGGTCATGGACCTGCGCATGCCGGTGCTCGACGGCGTTGCGGCGACGCGGGAACTGGCATCGGACGGTTTCGTACCGGGAAACAACGCCCTGCCAGTGCTGGTGCTGACCACCTTTGACGGGGACGAGCAGTTGTACGCGGCGCTGCGGGCGGGCGCCTCCGGATTCCTGCTCAAGAGCGCAGCGCCAGGCAGCCTTGCGGAGGCGGTCCGGTCCCTGGCCCGGGGTGACGGCTGGCTTGATCCCGCCGTCACCCGAATGCTGATAACGCAGTTCGCCGGCAGGACACCGGATGTCCTTCCGGCCCCTGCGGAGCTGTCCCGGCTTACCCGGCGCGAGCGGGAAATCCTGGCCATCATCGCCACTGGCCTGAGCAATACCGAAATTGCCGCCGCGCTGTTCCTCAGCGAGGGGACCGTCAAAACCCATGTGGGGCGCATCTTCGCCAAGCTCGGGCTGCGGGACCGCGCCCAGGCCGTGGCCTTCGCCTATGAAAGCGGCCTGGTGCGGCCCCGACTTGGGCCGTAA
- a CDS encoding SDR family oxidoreductase, translated as MTDISQKKAALVTGASSGIGEATVRALAAEGWTVFAVARRADRLAALAQETGAVAVPADISEDDDVSRLVAEVAEAGGIDTLINIAGGARGADTIAAADTEDWEWMYRVNVLGTMKLIRAFLPMLRANGEGTVLNLTSTAGLAAYEGGGGYNAAKFAQHALTVALRLEEAEHNVRVIEVAPGLVQTEEFALNRLGDRQAADKVYQGVEKPLTAGDVAGVVRYAVSVPHHVNLDQIVVRPVAQAANYKLIRKGA; from the coding sequence ATGACTGACATTTCGCAGAAAAAAGCAGCATTGGTGACCGGCGCAAGCAGCGGAATCGGAGAGGCCACCGTCCGTGCCCTCGCGGCGGAGGGTTGGACCGTGTTTGCGGTCGCCCGCCGCGCGGATCGCCTCGCCGCCCTGGCGCAGGAGACCGGCGCCGTCGCAGTTCCCGCCGACATTTCCGAGGACGACGACGTGTCCCGGCTTGTGGCGGAGGTGGCCGAAGCGGGCGGCATCGACACGTTGATCAACATCGCCGGCGGTGCAAGGGGCGCCGACACCATCGCAGCAGCCGACACGGAGGACTGGGAGTGGATGTACCGCGTCAACGTGCTGGGCACCATGAAACTCATCCGGGCGTTCCTGCCGATGCTGCGCGCCAACGGCGAAGGGACGGTGCTCAACCTGACCTCCACGGCGGGGCTGGCAGCCTATGAGGGCGGCGGCGGGTACAACGCGGCGAAATTCGCCCAGCACGCCCTGACCGTGGCCCTTCGGCTGGAGGAAGCCGAGCACAACGTCCGGGTCATCGAGGTGGCACCGGGGCTGGTCCAGACGGAGGAGTTCGCTTTGAACCGGCTCGGTGACCGGCAGGCCGCGGACAAGGTCTACCAAGGGGTGGAGAAGCCGCTCACTGCAGGTGACGTGGCCGGAGTGGTGCGGTACGCAGTGAGCGTTCCGCACCACGTCAACCTCGACCAGATTGTGGTCCGCCCGGTGGCGCAGGCAGCAAACTACAAACTGATCCGGAAGGGGGCCTGA